CCGCGCGCCGACTTGAGCATCCGCGCGGCGGCCGCGATCACGACGCCCTCCGGCGGTGGCGGGCGGTGCGGTAGACGAAGGCCAGCACCTCGGCCACGGCGGCGAAGAAGGAGTCCGGGATCATCTGCCCGATCTCCACCTCCTTATGGAGCGCGCGCGCGAGGGGCGGGTTCTGGAGCACGGGCACGCCGGCGTCCTCGGCCGCCTTGCGGATGGCCGCGGCGACCAGGTCGACGCCCTTGGCGACCAGCTCCGGCGCCGGCCGGGAGCCGTCGTAGCGCAGGGCGACGGCGAAGTGGGTCGGGTTCGTGACGACGACGTCGGCGGTGGCAACGTCGGCGATCATGCGCTGGCGCGCGCGGGCGAACTGGCGGCGGCGGATCGCGCCGCGCACCTCGGGGGCCAGATCGGACTGGCGCGACTCCTGCCGCACCTCCTCCTTCGTCATCTTGAGGGACTTCTCGTGCTGGTAGCGCTGCCAGGTGAAGTCGATGATCCCGATCAGGAGGAACGCCACGCAGACGTAGAGCGCGAGCATCATCACCATGCTCCCCAGCTGGCTCATGATCTCGCCCGGGGGCGCGCCGGCGAGCTGGCCCAGGTCCTGCAGCCGCGGCCAGATGGCGACGAAGGCGGCCACGGCGACGACGCAGGTCTTCACGATCGTCTTGCCGCCCTCGAACAGGGCGCGCACGCCGAAGAGGCGCTTGAAGCCCGCGCGCGGGTCGAGCCGGTTCCACTGCGGGCCGAGCGCGGA
This region of Gaiellales bacterium genomic DNA includes:
- the flhB gene encoding flagellar biosynthesis protein FlhB, which produces MADNRTEKPTPKRRKEARDKGQIARSTDLTSAAVLLGGILAIVVTAPTMLDHFSEIVRVGLSQSGDTHLAGRAGVGALYSWGVQSMLAIVAPVAVTAAAAGLIANVVQNRPAITTSALGPQWNRLDPRAGFKRLFGVRALFEGGKTIVKTCVVAVAAFVAIWPRLQDLGQLAGAPPGEIMSQLGSMVMMLALYVCVAFLLIGIIDFTWQRYQHEKSLKMTKEEVRQESRQSDLAPEVRGAIRRRQFARARQRMIADVATADVVVTNPTHFAVALRYDGSRPAPELVAKGVDLVAAAIRKAAEDAGVPVLQNPPLARALHKEVEIGQMIPDSFFAAVAEVLAFVYRTARHRRRAS